From a region of the Zingiber officinale cultivar Zhangliang chromosome 4B, Zo_v1.1, whole genome shotgun sequence genome:
- the LOC121976184 gene encoding probable serine/threonine-protein kinase PBL26: MSCFPCFLRKRIPKEELSRIVSGTDKNELRKKPEYVAQKSTEATRKDAGNGNIASQTSTEATTRDAGNGNIEARNFTFRELAAATKNFRAECLLGEGGFGRVYKGHLENLGQVVAVKQLDRNGFQGNKEFIVEVMMLSLLHHENLVKLIGYCADGAQRLLVYEYMSLGSLEDHLLDISPEQKPLNWYTRMKIAYHAAQGLEYLHEEANPPVIYRDLKSSNILLDEDFNAKLSDFGLAKLDPMGDEIHVSSKVMGTYGYCAPEYARTGELTVKADVYSFGVVLLELITGRSAINTLKPTSEQNLVSWAMPKFKDQKRFKELVDPLLNEDYPANGLSQAVAVAALCLQEEATSRPFMADVVTALHVLVDTPRV, from the exons ATGAGTTGCTTTCCTTGTTTCTTGAGGAAGAGGATCCCAAAGGAGGAACTATCTCGCATTGTAAGCGGCACAGATAAAAATGAGCTCAGGAAAAAGCCTG AGTATGTGGCACAAAAATCCACAGAAGCAACTCGAAAAGATGCTGGAAATGGTAATATTGCATCGCAGACTTCCACAGAAGCAACAACAAGAGATGCTGGAAATGGAAATATTGAAGCTCGAAATTTCACATTCCGTGAGCTGGCTGCGGCTACCAAGAATTTCCGGGCTGAATGTCTGTTGGGTGAAGGAGGGTTCGGCAGAGTTTATAAGGGTCACCTTGAGAACCTTGGACAG GTGGTGGCGGTTAAGCAGCTTGACAGGAATGGATTCCAAGGGAACAAAGAATTCATTGTCGAAGTGATGATGCTTAGTCTCCTCCATCATGAAAATCTAGTCAAGCTTATTGGCTATTGCGCTGATGGTGCTCAAAGACTTTTGGTATATGAATACATGTCCTTGGGCTCCTTAGAAGACCATCTCCTCG ATATATCGCCGGAGCAGAAACCTCTAAACTGGTACACTAGGatgaaaatagcatatcatgctGCTCAAGGTCTAGAGTATTTGCACGAGGAGGCCAACCCGCCAGTGATCTACCGTGACCTCAAATCATCCAATATCCTACTTGACGAAGATTTCAATGCAAAATTGTCTGATTTTGGTCTTGCGAAATTGGATCCCATGGGAGATGAAATTCATGTTTCTTCGAAGGTGATGGGCACTTATGGGTACTGTGCGCCTGAGTATGCTAGAACAGGTGAACTTACAGTGAAGGCAGATGTATACAGTTTCGGAGTTGTGTTGCTCGAGCTGATCACAGGGAGGAGTGCAATTAACACGTTGAAGCCAACAAGTGAACAGAATCTTGTCTCTTGG GCGATGCCAAAATTCAAAGATCAAAAGAGGTTCAAAGAACTAGTTGATCCACTCTTGAATGAAGATTATCCAGCAAATGGCTTGAGCCAAGCAGTTGCTGTTGCTGCATTATGCCTTCAAGAAGAGGCTACCTCTCGCCCATTTATGGCTGATGTGGTCACCGCACTACATGTTCTTGTAGACACTCCACGAGTGTAA
- the LOC121976183 gene encoding protein trichome birefringence-like 28 isoform X2, producing the protein MSWKSLFCSPSESLLAAARLAGSYIRRGGKLPVLVVVVAVFLFAAVMYGEDMRSLAEYSWWRYRALYPADYIADDVSVPATCDLSDGDWVFDDSYPTYQESSCEFLSKQVSCLQNGRPESKYQKWRWQPKNCSLPRFDARRMLEWLRGKRMLFVGDSINRNQWESMVCLMQTAVPRGRRSRIVDGSLLIFPIKEYRTSIEFYWAPFLVASNSDAPEFHSIPVRIIDPDAVEKHAAHWKGADVLVFNSYIWWMNDPQMKVLRPGAGNWTEHDEIGREEAYERALRTVFHWVDRSLNPNSSAVFFMSRSTDWGKSDGIKCAKETEPIQNMTGVPIASKMWEVARKVAGSTARVPVTFLDITAMSARRKDAHASVYTMRQGKLLSPEQKADPAKFADCIHWCVPGLPDTWNQLLYARLLSRRPPQ; encoded by the exons ATGAGCTGGAAATCCCTCTTCTGCTCGCCGTCGGAGTCATTGCTGGCGGCGGCCAGGCTCGCCGGATCCTACATCAGAAGAGGTGGCAAGCTCCCCGTCCTTGTCGTGGTCGTCGCCGTCTTCCTCTTCGCCGCCGTCATGTACGGCGAGGACATGCGGAGCTTGGCCGAGTACTCCTGGTGGCGCTACAGGGCCCTCTACCCCGCAGACTACATCGCCGACGACGTCTCCGTGCCGGCGACTTGCGATCTCTCCGATGGCGACTGGGTGTTCGACGATAGCTATCCCACGTACCAGGAGAGCAGCTGCGAGTTCCTCTCGAAGCAGGTCTCCTGTTTGCAGAACGGCCGGCCGGAGTCCAAGTACCAGAAATGGCGGTGGCAGCCCAAGAACTGCTCCTTGCCTAG ATTCGACGCGAGACGGATGCTGGAGTGGCTGCGGGGGAAGCGGATGCTCTTCGTCGGCGACTCGATTAACCGGAACCAGTGGGAGTCGATGGTGTGTCTGATGCAGACGGCGGTGCCGCGGGGGAGGAGAAGCCGCATCGTCGACGGATCTCTCCTTATTTTTCCGATCAAG GAGTACCGTACCTCGATCGAGTTCTACTGGGCGCCGTTCCTCGTGGCGTCGAACTCCGACGCGCCGGAGTTCCACAGCATCCCGGTGAGGATCATCGACCCCGACGCGGTGGAGAAGCACGCGGCGCACTGGAAGGGCGCCGACGTGCTCGTCTTCAACTCGTACATCTGGTGGATGAACGATCCCCAGATGAAAGTCCT GCGGCCGGGAGCCGGGAACTGGACGGAGCATGACGAGATTGGGAGAGAAGAAGCTTACGAGAGAGCGTTGAGGACCGTGTTCCATTGGGTGGATCGAAGCTTGAACCCCAACAGCTCCGCCGTCTTCTTCATGAGCAG GAGCACGGACTGGGGCAAATCCGACGGGATCAAGTGTGCCAAGGAGACGGAGCCGATCCAGAACATGACCGGAGTGCCCATCGCGTCGAAGATGTGGGAAGTGGCGAGGAAGGTGGCAGGCTCGACTGCGCGCGTGCCGGTCACCTTCCTCGACATCACGGCCATGTCGGCGCGGCGCAAGGACGCCCATGCGTCGGTGTACACCATGCGGCAGGGGAAGTTGTTGTCGCCGGAGCAGAAAGCGGACCCGGCCAAGTTCGCGGATTGCATCCACTGGTGCGTGCCGGGCCTACCGGATACTTGGAACCAACTGCTCTACGCCCGGCTCCTCTCCCGCCGGCCGCCCCAATGA
- the LOC121976183 gene encoding protein trichome birefringence-like 28 isoform X1: protein MSWKSLFCSPSESLLAAARLAGSYIRRGGKLPVLVVVVAVFLFAAVMYGEDMRSLAEYSWWRYRALYPADYIADDVSVPATCDLSDGDWVFDDSYPTYQESSCEFLSKQVSCLQNGRPESKYQKWRWQPKNCSLPRFDARRMLEWLRGKRMLFVGDSINRNQWESMVCLMQTAVPRGRRSRIVDGSLLIFPIKEYRTSIEFYWAPFLVASNSDAPEFHSIPVRIIDPDAVEKHAAHWKGADVLVFNSYIWWMNDPQMKVLRPGAGNWTEHDEIGREEAYERALRTVFHWVDRSLNPNSSAVFFMSRSPAHDRSTDWGKSDGIKCAKETEPIQNMTGVPIASKMWEVARKVAGSTARVPVTFLDITAMSARRKDAHASVYTMRQGKLLSPEQKADPAKFADCIHWCVPGLPDTWNQLLYARLLSRRPPQ from the exons ATGAGCTGGAAATCCCTCTTCTGCTCGCCGTCGGAGTCATTGCTGGCGGCGGCCAGGCTCGCCGGATCCTACATCAGAAGAGGTGGCAAGCTCCCCGTCCTTGTCGTGGTCGTCGCCGTCTTCCTCTTCGCCGCCGTCATGTACGGCGAGGACATGCGGAGCTTGGCCGAGTACTCCTGGTGGCGCTACAGGGCCCTCTACCCCGCAGACTACATCGCCGACGACGTCTCCGTGCCGGCGACTTGCGATCTCTCCGATGGCGACTGGGTGTTCGACGATAGCTATCCCACGTACCAGGAGAGCAGCTGCGAGTTCCTCTCGAAGCAGGTCTCCTGTTTGCAGAACGGCCGGCCGGAGTCCAAGTACCAGAAATGGCGGTGGCAGCCCAAGAACTGCTCCTTGCCTAG ATTCGACGCGAGACGGATGCTGGAGTGGCTGCGGGGGAAGCGGATGCTCTTCGTCGGCGACTCGATTAACCGGAACCAGTGGGAGTCGATGGTGTGTCTGATGCAGACGGCGGTGCCGCGGGGGAGGAGAAGCCGCATCGTCGACGGATCTCTCCTTATTTTTCCGATCAAG GAGTACCGTACCTCGATCGAGTTCTACTGGGCGCCGTTCCTCGTGGCGTCGAACTCCGACGCGCCGGAGTTCCACAGCATCCCGGTGAGGATCATCGACCCCGACGCGGTGGAGAAGCACGCGGCGCACTGGAAGGGCGCCGACGTGCTCGTCTTCAACTCGTACATCTGGTGGATGAACGATCCCCAGATGAAAGTCCT GCGGCCGGGAGCCGGGAACTGGACGGAGCATGACGAGATTGGGAGAGAAGAAGCTTACGAGAGAGCGTTGAGGACCGTGTTCCATTGGGTGGATCGAAGCTTGAACCCCAACAGCTCCGCCGTCTTCTTCATGAGCAGGTCCCCCGCCCATGATCG GAGCACGGACTGGGGCAAATCCGACGGGATCAAGTGTGCCAAGGAGACGGAGCCGATCCAGAACATGACCGGAGTGCCCATCGCGTCGAAGATGTGGGAAGTGGCGAGGAAGGTGGCAGGCTCGACTGCGCGCGTGCCGGTCACCTTCCTCGACATCACGGCCATGTCGGCGCGGCGCAAGGACGCCCATGCGTCGGTGTACACCATGCGGCAGGGGAAGTTGTTGTCGCCGGAGCAGAAAGCGGACCCGGCCAAGTTCGCGGATTGCATCCACTGGTGCGTGCCGGGCCTACCGGATACTTGGAACCAACTGCTCTACGCCCGGCTCCTCTCCCGCCGGCCGCCCCAATGA